A window of Cryptomeria japonica chromosome 3, Sugi_1.0, whole genome shotgun sequence contains these coding sequences:
- the LOC131033658 gene encoding uncharacterized protein LOC131033658, which yields MDTPRLLCEGGGHEFDFEYVDKATSELLLDKFADMSAYDFNYEESAIWSPLNPRVYNYTNTYLSEIKPKKKKQQKPKPQGKLMRRLFKRSSRMLPLNSSASSFASAQKAHSWTRLLRVASRCFKSGRPSLSSSSLRFLNLPKEISLSEHLH from the exons ATGGATACTCCAAGGCTTCTGTGTGAGGGAGGAGGTCATGAGTTCGACTTCGAGTACGTCGACAAAGCGACTTCAGAATTGCTGCTGGATAAATTTGCAGATATGTCTGCTTACGATTTTAATTACGAGGAGAGCGCGATCTGGTCTCCTTTAAACCCTAGGGTGTACAACTACACCAACACTTATCTTTCTGAAATCAAGCCGAAGAAGAAGAAGCAGCAGAAGCCGAAACCGCAAGGAAAACTAATGAGGCGCTTATTCAAGCGATCTTCTCGCATGCTGCCTCTGAATTCATCTGCGTCGTCCTTCGCATCTGCTCAGAAG GCACATTCATGGACCAGATTGTTGCGTGTGGCCTCCAGATGCTTCAAAAGCGGCCGCCCTTCGCTGTCCTCGTCGTCTCTGCGTTTTCTCAATCTGCCCAAGGAAATAAGCCTGTCAGAGCATCTGCATTAA